One window of the Peromyscus maniculatus bairdii isolate BWxNUB_F1_BW_parent chromosome 18, HU_Pman_BW_mat_3.1, whole genome shotgun sequence genome contains the following:
- the LOC143269150 gene encoding LOW QUALITY PROTEIN: uncharacterized protein LOC143269150 (The sequence of the model RefSeq protein was modified relative to this genomic sequence to represent the inferred CDS: deleted 3 bases in 2 codons), which translates to FPLRHEKSHTTEKPSEYAQCVKTFECQSLLPKHKRTHTGNTPYECNQYFKTFACSSHPQRQERRHTYYKCNLCGKAFICHSHLQSHKTTHIGEKPYECNQCGKTFKCHSYLQRHKRTHTGEKPYGCTQCGKAFSYHCSLQTHKRTHTGEKPYECNYCCKAFSYQSILRWHKRKHTGEKPYVCNQCGKAFLCHSHLQRHKRTHTGEKPYKCNQCGKAFSCQSILRRHKRTHTGEKPYECNQCGKAFTCHSYLQRHKRTHTGEKPFECNQCGKAFTCHSYLQSHKGTHTGEKPYECNQCGKTFKCHSYLQRHKRTHTGEKPYGCTQCGKAFSYHCSLQTHKRTHTGEKPYECNHCGKAFSSQSILRWHKRTHTGEKPYVCNQCGKAFLCHSHLQRHKRTHTGRNPMNVISVVKPFHVRVFSEGIKEHIPERSPMNVISVVKPLHVIVIFKGIKERILERNPLNVISVVKPLHHSYLQSHKGTHTGEKPYECNQCGKTFKCQSYLQRHKRTHTGEKPYGCTQCGKAFSYHCSLQMHKRTHTGEKPYECNQCGKAFSCQSILRRHKRTHTGEKPYECNQCGKAFSCQSILRRHKRTHTGDKPYEYNQCGKAFAEDSYLQVHERTHAEEKLL; encoded by the exons TTTCCTCTCAGGCATGAAAAAAGTCATACTACAGAGAAGCCTTCTGAATATGCTCAATGTGTTAAAACCTTTGAATGTCAGAGTCTTCTCCCaaagcataaaagaacacatactggaaatACAccatatgaatgtaatcaatattttaaaacctttGCATGTTCCAGTCATCCtcaaaggcaggaaagaagacaTACATACTATAAATGTAATctttgtggtaaagcctttatatgtcacagtcatcttcaaagtcaTAAAACAACACAtattggagagaaaccctatgaatgtaaccAGTGTGGTAAAACCTTTAAATGTCACAGTtaccttcaaaggcataaaagaacacatactggagagaagccctatggaTGTACtcagtgtggcaaagccttttcATATCACTGTTCACTTCAAacgcataaaagaacacatactggagagaaaccttatgaatgtaattaTTGTTGTAAAGCCTTTTCATATCAGAGTATTCTTCGAtggcataaaagaaaacatactggggagaaaccctatgtatgtaatcagtgtggtaaagcctttttatgtcacagtcatcttcaaaggcataaaagaacacatactggagagaaaccctataaatgtaatcagtgtggtaaagccttttcatgtcaGAGTATTCTCcgaaggcataaaagaacacataccggagagaaaccctatgaatgtaatcagtgtggtaaagcctttacatgTCATAgttatcttcaaaggcataaaagaacgcatactggagagaaaccctttgaatgtaatcagtgtggtaaagcctttacatgTCATAGTTATCTTCAAAGTCATAAaggaacacatactggagagaaaccctatgaatgtaatcagtgtggtaaaaccTTTAAATGTCACAGTtaccttcaaaggcataaaagaacacatactggagagaagccctatggaTGTACtcagtgtggcaaagccttttcATATCACTGTTCACTTCAAacgcataaaagaacacatactggagagaaaccttatgaatgtaatcattgtggtaaagccttttcatctCAGAGTATTCTTCGatggcataaaagaacacatactggggagaaaccctatgtatgtaatcagtgtggtaaagcctttttatgtcacagtcatcttcaaaggcataaaagaacacatactgga agaaaccctatgaatgtaatcagtgtggtaaagccttttcatgtcaGAGTATTCTCcgaaggcataaaagaacacataccggagagaagccctatgaatgtaatcagtgtggtaaagcctttacatgTCATAgttatcttcaaaggcataaaagaacgcatactggagagaaaccctttgaatgtaatcagtgtggtaaagcctttacat CATAGTTATCTTCAAAGTCATAAaggaacacatactggagagaaaccctatgaatgtaatcagtgtggtaaaaccTTTAAATGTCAGAGTtaccttcaaaggcataaaagaacacatactggagagaagccctatggaTGTACtcagtgtggcaaagccttttcatatcactgttcacttcaaatgcataaaagaacacatactggagagaaaccctatgaatgtaatcagtgtggtaaagccttttcatgtcaGAGTATTCTCcgaaggcataaaagaacacataccggagagaaaccctatgaatgtaatcagtgtggtaaagccttttcatgtcaGAGTATTCTtcgaaggcataaaagaacacatactggagacaaaccctatgaatataatcagtgtggtaaagcctttgcagaaGACAGTTATCTCCAagtacatgaaagaacacatgctGAAGAGAAActcttatga
- the LOC143269397 gene encoding uncharacterized protein LOC143269397 — MYKGADNPLLKTQCSNEQEHQRLEEDLQSLLKQKELLTRQRDLAAKLQHHFTVSQMRFENLQQKLEPTTAQDENLLKQKHYVSAPVKKTKKAGRSQRHHEGMTFYTAGSRTPQKVPPLFSF, encoded by the exons atgtacaAGGGTGCAGACAAccctctcctaaaaacacaatgttctaatgaacaggaacatcaaagacttgaggaagatcttcagtcgctgctgaagcagaaggagctgctcacccggcaaagggacttggcagcaaagctgcagcatcacttcactgtgtcccagatgag gtttgaaaacctccagcagaaaCTGGAGccgaccacagcccaggatgagaacctcctgaagcagaaacactatgtctcaG CACCTGTTAAGAAGACtaagaaggctggaagaagccagagacaccatgaaggcatgacattctacactgCAGGTTCAAGGACTCCTCAGAAagtgccacctcttttcagcttttaA
- the LOC143269392 gene encoding disks large homolog 5-like — translation MLSRLNRILGRQDGEHRETKGRQKEDGLQSPCHTSRNKWFWGKRRTTRKASSTPFFLTEQEQQLNQVDKLTLQLQMMTNERNELLELLALYNNNELNNRLKSELEMLKTQHKKEMSDVKKFPKEICEGSYKCKELSEQTNSYRTLHSQLLSEWTRLMEKVSMLKEDNRKLQGEQILLQESCEEARRLCEEAHEKIYDLWTKQQQEHQRLEEDPQHLLKQELLIPQRDLAAKLQHHFTVSQMST, via the exons atgctgtctagactgaacaggattcttgggagacaggatggagagcacagggagaccaaagggaggcagaaggaagatggccttcagtctccatgtcacacatcaagaaataaatggttctggggaaagcgca ggactactaggaaggcatcatccacacccttcttcctgactgagcaggagcagcagctgaaccaggtggataaactgacccttcagctacagatgatgaccaatgagaggaatgaactgctggaactcctggccctttataacaacaatgagttgaacaacag gctgaaatctgagctggagatgctgaaaacacagcataagaaggagatgtcagatgtaaagaaattTCCCAAGGAGATTTGTGAGGGTTCGTACAAGTGCAAGGAGCTGAGTGAGCAGACCAACTCCTACCG caccctccACAGTCAGCTCCTGAGTGAATGGACTCGGCTGATGGAAAAAGTGAGCATGTTGAAAGAGGACAACAGaaagctgcagggggagcagattttactacaagagtcctgtgaggaggccaggaggctctgtgaggaggctcatgagaagatctatgacctgtggacaaagcagcagcag gaacatcaaagacttgaggaagatcCTCAGCACCTGTTGAAGCAGGAGCTGCTCATTccgcaaagggacttggcagcaaagctgcagcatcacttcactgtgtcccagatgag CACCtga
- the LOC143269400 gene encoding zinc finger protein 431-like, which produces MDPVTYNDVHVNFTQEEWALLDPSQKNLYKDVMVETYRNLTVIGYKWEDNIEEHCQSFRRHGR; this is translated from the exons GATCCAGTAACCTATAATGATGTGCATGTCAACTTCACTCaggaagagtgggctttgctggatccttcccagaagaatctctacaaagatgtgatggtgGAAACTTACAGAAACCTCACTGTTATAG GGTACAAGTGGGAAGATAATATTGAAGAGCACTGTCAAAGTTTTCGAAGACatggaaggtaa